The following are encoded in a window of Chloroflexota bacterium genomic DNA:
- a CDS encoding dihydropteroate synthase, with protein sequence METVLRSARKTVVISPDRPTVLIGERINPTGKKRLAAALAEGNLDIVRQEAEAQVDAGADVLDVNVGAAGVDEVDLLPKAVRLVAETVDVPLCIDSANPAALRAALGLYRELAPNGKPLVNSVNGEPASLDRVLPLVAEFGAAVIGLAMDEQGIPPTADGRLAVARRIVERAEAMGIPRQDVVIDCLALTVGADSRAGLVTLDAIRMVREELGVNMTLGASNISFGLPERETINGVFLAMAILRGVNCPIVDAAKVRPAILATDLILGRDDYAMRYLKDYKKRLKAAQAK encoded by the coding sequence CAAGACCGTAGTCATTAGCCCCGACAGGCCCACCGTCCTCATCGGCGAGCGAATCAACCCCACCGGCAAGAAGCGCTTGGCTGCGGCCCTGGCCGAGGGCAACCTGGACATCGTGCGCCAGGAAGCCGAGGCCCAGGTAGACGCCGGCGCCGACGTTCTGGACGTGAATGTGGGCGCCGCCGGCGTTGACGAGGTGGACCTGTTGCCGAAGGCCGTGCGACTGGTGGCCGAGACGGTGGACGTTCCACTCTGCATAGACAGCGCCAACCCCGCCGCCTTGCGCGCGGCGCTGGGCCTGTACCGCGAGTTGGCCCCCAACGGCAAGCCGCTGGTGAACTCGGTCAACGGCGAACCGGCCAGCCTGGACCGCGTCCTGCCGCTGGTGGCCGAATTCGGCGCCGCCGTCATCGGGCTTGCCATGGACGAGCAGGGCATTCCGCCGACCGCGGACGGCCGCCTGGCGGTGGCCCGCCGCATCGTGGAGCGCGCCGAAGCCATGGGCATCCCGCGCCAGGATGTGGTCATTGACTGCCTGGCCCTCACCGTGGGCGCCGATTCCCGCGCCGGCCTGGTAACGCTGGACGCCATCCGCATGGTGCGCGAGGAGTTGGGCGTGAACATGACCCTGGGCGCCAGCAACATCTCGTTCGGCCTGCCCGAGCGCGAGACCATCAACGGCGTCTTCCTGGCCATGGCCATCCTGCGCGGCGTCAACTGCCCGATTGTGGACGCGGCCAAGGTGCGGCCTGCGATTCTGGCGACCGATCTCATCCTGGGCCGCGATGATTACGCCATGCGGTACTTGAAGGACTACAAGAAACGCCTCAAGGCTGCGCAAGCCAAGTAG